One genomic window of Saccopteryx bilineata isolate mSacBil1 chromosome 4, mSacBil1_pri_phased_curated, whole genome shotgun sequence includes the following:
- the LOC136335396 gene encoding PTS system fructose-specific EIIB'BC component-like: MPVPGLRASFRPLAGRPLDKRRAGQPVVTAPGFLPRPVVYGTTSALEAFPPTIYCEYDVSSCCQYPLSPFLPLSPSTQSRVLLALSGVLAATLSGVLAAALSGVLAAALWGVLAAALSGVLAAALSGVLAAALPGVLAAELSGVLAAALSGLSGVLAAALWGVLAAALPGVLAAALSGVLAAALWGVLAAALWGVLAAALSGILAATLSGVLAAALWGVLAAALWGVLAAALWGVLAAALWGVLAAALSGILAATLSGVLAAALWGVLAAALWGVLAAALSGILAATLSGVLAAALSGILAAALSGVLAAALWGVLAAALWGVLAAALSGILAATLSGVLAAALWGVLAAALWGVLAAALSGILTAALSGVLAAALLLLGVLVTALSRVLAAALTWPHTRDLSLLSCCSPVPHDPSRVLCLCSLLGPFHPE, from the exons ATGCCGGTGCCTGGGCTCCGCGCTTCCTTCCGACCCCTCGCTGGCAGACCCTTGGACAAGCGCAGGGCAGGACAACCTGTCGTTACAGCGCCGGGATTCCTTCCCAGGCCTGTTGTGTACGGCACCACTTCAGCGTTG GAGGCCTTCCCACCCACTATTTACTGTGAGTACGATGTCTCTTCCTGCTGCCAGTACCCACTGTCCCCATTCCTGCCTCTGTCCCCAAGCACCCAATCAAGAGTCCTTCTTGCGCTCTCAGGGGTCCTGGCTGCTACACTCTCGGGGGTCCTGGCTGCTGCGCTCTCGGGGGTCCTGGCCGCTGCACTCTGGGGGGTCCTGGCCGCTGCGCTCTCGGGGGTCCTGGCCGCTGCGCTCTCGGGGGTCCTGGCTGCTGCGCTCCCGGGGGTCCTGGCCGCTGAGCTCTCGGGGGTCCTGGCTGCTGCGCTCTCGGGG CTCTCGGGGGTCCTGGCCGCTGCACTCTGGGGGGTCCTGGCCGCTGCGCTCCCGGGGGTCCTGGCCGCTGCACTCTCGGGGGTCCTGGCCGCTGCGCTCTGGGGGGTCCTGGCCGCTGCGCTCTGGGGGGTCCTGGCCGCTGCGCTCTCAGGGATCCTGGCTGCTACACTCTCGGGGGTTCTGGCCGCTGCGCTCTGGGGAGTCCTGGCCGCTGCACTCTGGGGGGTCCTGGCCGCTGCGCTCTGGGGGGTCCTGGCCGCTGCGCTCTGGGGGGTCCTGGCCGCTGCGCTCTCAGGGATCCTGGCTGCTACACTCTCGGGGGTCCTGGCCGCTGCGCTCTGGGGAGTCCTGGCCGCTGCACTCTGGGGGGTCCTGGCCGCTGCGCTCTCAGGGATCCTGGCTGCTACACTCTCGGGGGTTCTGGCCGCTGCGCTCTCAGGGATCCTGGCTGCTGCACTCTCGGGGGTCCTGGCCGCTGCGCTCTGGGGGGTCCTGGCCGCTGCGCTCTGGGGGGTCCTGGCCGCTGCGCTCTCAGGGATCCTGGCTGCTACACTCTCGGGGGTCCTGGCCGCTGCGCTCTGGGGAGTCCTGGCCGCTGCGCTCTGGGGGGTCCTGGCCGCTGCGCTCTCAGGGATCCTGACTGCTGCACTCTCGGGGGTTCTGGCCGCTGCGCTCTTGCTCCTGGGGGTCCTGGTCACTGCGCTCTCGAGGGTCCTGGCTGCTGCGCTCACGTGGCCCCACACTCGGGATCTGTCCCTGCTCAGCTGCTGTTCCCCAGTTCCACACGACCCCTCCCGTGTTCTgtgcctctgctctctcctggggCCTTTCCACCCTGAGTGA